In Tursiops truncatus isolate mTurTru1 chromosome 19, mTurTru1.mat.Y, whole genome shotgun sequence, a genomic segment contains:
- the LOC109548891 gene encoding mitochondrial import inner membrane translocase subunit Tim8 A-like isoform X2 gives MDSSSSSSTVGLGSVDWQLQHFMDVETQKQRFQQLVHQMTKLCWEKCTDKPGPKLDSLAEACFVNCIGHFIDTSQFNLNRL, from the coding sequence ATGGAttcctcctcatcttcctccaCAGTGGGTTTGGGCTCGGTTGACTGGCAGCTGCAGCATTTCATGGACGTAGAGACTCAGAAGCAGCGCTTCCAGCAGCTGGTGCACCAGATGACGAAACTTTGTTGGGAAAAGTGCACAGACAAGCCTGGGCCAAAGTTGGACAGTCTGGCTGAGGCCTGTTTTGTGAACTGCATTGGGCACTTCATTGATACAAGCCAATTCAACTTGAATCGACTGTAA